The following proteins are encoded in a genomic region of Sparus aurata chromosome 23, fSpaAur1.1, whole genome shotgun sequence:
- the LOC115575181 gene encoding coiled-coil domain-containing protein 106-like yields the protein MSRRKVNANPKANSSPQDSIKASPNAVQEVEKLQKLLEAEKEKGRIREETISLLKDDKTYLQGQVGKKDELIHQLLSKKDDDNSTIMSGKSNVKRKHGNDRKAPLKKAKQLKSIVNDEEEEDSSSVLSDSSEDSSVDSYRMKKSSKSPTSSSSSRHLVKPSNTDDLSGRRRARNTRGIIARYKMALDAFNRGGSMKAAFDCISADRNTVSRTAPIAELSLAAPDIFQNVGPWKERKEKLSSFIDRCRAAMTPEVKEKIAKMKEDGGLLPIATHI from the exons ATGAGTCGTCGCAAGGTGAATGCCAATCCCAAGGCTAATTCATCCCCACAGGACAGCATAAAAG CCTCACCAAATGCAGTTCAGGAGGTTGAAAAACTTCAAAAACTTCttgaggcagagaaagagaaggggcGTATTCGTGAGGAAACCATCTCCCTCCTCAAAGATGACAAGACCTACCTGCAAGGACAGGTTGGGAAAAAGGATGAGCTCATCCATCAGCTACTCTCCAAGAAGGATGATGATAATTCTACAATCATGTCTGGCAAGTCAA ATGTCAAACGCAAGCATGGGAATGATAGAAAAGCCCCTTTGAAGAAAGCCAAGCAATTAAAGAGCATTGTTAAtgacgaggaagaggaagactcCAGTTCTGTTCTTTCTGATTCATCTGAAG ATTCATCCGTGGATAGCTACAGAATGAAGAAATCGTCAAAATCGCcaacctcttcatcctcttcccgCCATTTAGTTAAACCGTCTAACACTGATGACCTGTCTGGAAGAAGACGAG CTAGAAACACCAGGGGAATCATTGCACGCTACAAGATGGCTTTGGATGCCTTCAATCGTGGCGGTTCCATGAAAGCAGCTTTCGACTGCATCAGTGCTGATAGAAATACTGTCTCCAGGACAGCGCCAATTGCTGAACTGAGCTTAGCTGCACCTGACATCTTCCAAAACGTCGGGCCCTGGAAAGAGCGCAAGGAAAAATTGTCATCCTTCATTGACAGGTGCCGTGCTGCCATGACCCCAGAGGTCAAGGAAAAGATCGCAAAAATGAAAGAAGATGGAGGTCTGCTTCCCATCGCCACTCATATCTAA